Below is a genomic region from Persicimonas caeni.
GGCGTTCGTCATCCGCTCGAGCCTGCGCAGCCGCGCCGACGAGAGCGCGCGCCGCAAGTACGTCGACCTGATGCTGTCGAACCAGGTGCCGGGCGCCTCGCTCGCAAGCTTCGAGATCGAGGGCGAAAAGACGCCCGACAAGCCGCTGGTCATCAGCGCCAAATTCGAGCGCCCCTTCTTCGCCCGCGAGGTCAAGCCGGGCGTGATGAAGGTCGAAACGGCCCTGTTCCGCGAGCCGGTCGCCCAAGCTTACGCCGAACTATCGACGCGCACGACCCCGATGATGGTGCGCTACCAGCGCGACCACGACTACTCGTTTCACGTGAAACTTCCGGAGGGATGGCGCGCCAAACTGCGCAGCCAGACGGGCGAGTGGACCTTGGACAGCAAGTGGGGCAAGTTCAGCCGCTCGGCCGGCCTGACCGCCGGCCAATTGGGCATCACCTCGAGCATCGACATGCCCATCCAGCGCGTGCAACCCGACGAGTACAAGAAGTTCCAGCAATGGGCCGTCGGCGTCGAGCGCAGCTCGTTGCTCTTCCTGACGCTGGAGAAGCAAAACTAACCAGGGTGAACTGCAAAGGGCGCAAAGGGCGCGAAGGAAGCAAAGGAGAAAGAGCTTACGAGCTTTTGGCGTCCTTTGCGTTCTTCGCGCCCTTTTCGGTTTAGCGCTGCTGTTTATCCAACGGTGTACGTCTGGCCCTGCTGGGCGAAGTCGAGCTCATCGATGGGCTGGAAGCCCTCGGGGAGGTGGACGACGAGCATCTTTTGGCGAAGCTCTTCGGGCAGGCCCATGAGCTTGTCGAGCGGGGTGTGGCCCGGCCCGAAGCTCGTCTCGTGCATGATGAAGTCGGCGTCGCCCAGCCACTCGATGAGTTCGGGATCGTAGGCCGTATCACACGAATAACCCAGCGTGTGCTCGCCGTCGCTGATGCGCATCGCCATCGTGGGCAGGTGGTGCGTCGTGCACCGTGTGGTGATCTCGAACGGGCCGATCTTGTGCGGTTCGCCCCACTCGATGATGTCGAGGTCGTAGTAATCGTCGGGGGTGAGATCGTCGTAGGTCTCCCCGTTGTACGACCGTCCCAACGACACGGCCAGGCGTCCGTCCCACAGCCGCTCGCCGGCCTCTGGCGAGGTGTAGATCTTCATCTTTCCGCCGCTGACGTAGCGCCGGTAGGCCAGCGTCATCTCGAGGCCATTGACGTGGTCGCCGTGCAGGTGCGTGATCACGATTGCGTCGATCGTGTCGACGTCGACCTCCTCTCCCTTATGCTCGAACGCGTGGTCTTGCAGCGCGTTGCGGTAGCTATCGGGACAGTCGACCGCGAGCAGAAAGTCATCCTTCTGCAGCAAGAAATTCGTCCCGTAGTGCTCGCGAGAAAAGGCGTTTCCGACGCCATTCATCAAAATCTGAAAACTCATCGGTGGACCCGTTGGGCTGGTGTCGCAAGATGCCCTCTTTGTCTCACGAATCGCCGCGCCGGTCCAGAGATTCGAAAGGCTCCTCGGTCGCCTCGGCGGCAGTGCTTCGAGCGCTGGTGGTTTTGGAGGCAGCGCTTCGAGCGCTGGTGGTTGTGGAGGCAGCGCTTCGAGCGCTGGTGGCTTTGGAGGCAGCGCTTCGAGCGCTGGTGGTTTTGGAGGCAGCGCTTCGAGCGCTGGTGGTTTTGGAGGCAGCGCTTCGAGCGCTGGTGGTTTTGGAGGCAGCGCTTCGAGCGCTGGTGGTTTTGGAGGCAGCGCTTCGAGCGCTGGTGGTTTTGGAGGCAGCGCTTCGAGCGCTGGTGGTTTTGGAGGCAGCGCTTCGAGCGCTGGTGGTTTTGGAGGCAGCGCTTCGAGCGCTGGTGGTTTTGGAGGCAGCGCTTCGAGCGCTGGTTCCAGACCAAGATGGTCTGCCTCCAATGGCTCGACCAGACCAGGACGGTCTGCCTCCAATGGGTCCACGATCCAAACAGCCACCATAAAGAAATTTCGCCCCTAGACCCCCGCCACGCCCCGATCTCCGCCAAACGCACGCAACAAATCGCCCGTTTCTGCCGAAAACCAGAGTGCAGCATCCACTACACTCTGATCAGGAGAAACTCGTGAAAAACTACTTCGACTACTCAGGCCCGCAACGCTTCCGTCGCGGGGAGTCGCTTCCGCACCTCGAGGTCGATGGCGGGATCTACTTCGTGACCATTTGCCTCCAGGATTCCATCCCCAAAAAACAACTCGCCCGCTTCAAAGCAGAGCGTGAAGAAGAGCTGGAGCGTCTCAAAAAGCAGAAGAAACTCACCAGCAAGACTCGCCAACTGGTCGACGATGGATACTTCGAGAAGGTCGACGGAGTCCTCGACCAGGGCCACGGATCGATGCTACTGCAGCGCGACGATGTAGCGCAGATCGTCGCCGACGCCTTCGAGTACTTCCACCGCGACCGCTACGACCTCGACATGTGGTCGATTATGGGTTCGCACGCCCATCTGACGCTCCAAACGCGCCGCGGGCATTGGTTGTCCGACATCATGCACTCGTGGAAGTCCTTCACCGGCAACGAGATCAACAAGCTCGTCGGGCGGGAAGGCAAGCTCTGGCAGGCGGACTTCTACGACCGACTGCTTCGGTCGGAAGAAGAGCTGGCCGAGAAGCGCAAGTATGTTTGGAGGAACCCGGAGGCCGCGGGGTTTAAGGAGTGGAAATGGCGCAGACAATACCCCGACCGGTGGTCCAAAGACGAGGAGAAAGCCAGCTAGGAAAGGTCGCCATTGCAGGCAGCGCTTCGAGCGCTGGTGGTTTTGGAGGCAGCGCTTCGAGCGCTGGTGGTTTTGGAGGCAGCGCTTCGAGCGCTGGTGGTTTTGGAGGCAGCGCTTCGAGCGCTGGTTCCAGACCAAGATGGTCTGCCTCCAATGGCTCAACCAGACCAGGATGGTCTGCCTCCAATGGCTCGACCAGACCAAGATGGTCTGCCTCCAATGGCTCGACCAGACCAGGATGGTCTGCCTCCAATGGCTCGACCAGACCAGGATGGTCTGCCTCCAATGGCTCGACCACTGGATCCTACTGCTCGATACGCACCCCGCCCGATGCTTTCAGCGTGTTCTCGAGGCGCTCTTTCATGTTCAGGCACTCGCCCGAGTCGGTGTTGTTGGTCACCAGCACCTGCGTCCCGCTTGTCTTCAGGTCGCCGTCGCGCAGGCAGCTTGTCAGTGGGACGTTCTCGAGGAAGCGCGCGACGTCGAACGTGAACACCACCCGGCCGTCTTCGGGGACGTCGATGCCGCCGTCGGGCTCGACGTCGACCTCGCCGCTGAAGCCGACGCGGATGGCGAGTTCGCGCGCGTTGTTCTCCTCGTCGCGAAACGCGGCGTTCACGATCCAAGTGTTGCCCACGATCAGGTCGCCCGACGACACACCGCGGGTGGTCGACTTCGCTTCGTCGAACTCGACGTCGATCTCTTGGTAGCGAAGCGCCGGGATGGGCACCTCGCCGATGTTCGGCGTCAGTTCGCCTGTGGCGACGTCGAGCACGAACGGCCCCTCGATCTTGAGCTCGGCGTTGTTGGAGATGTCGTCGTCGCTCGCGTCGACCTCATCGTCGAATTGCGAGTCGCATTTGACCTCAGGGGCCAGTTGCGCCTCGATATCGTCGCACTCGACGTATTGGGGCAACTCGAACTCGATCTCTTCGACGAGCAGCCGACTCTCCGTCAACGTGTAGACGGTGCCGTTGTCGTCGGCAAAGACGAGGTCGTCGGACGAGTTGGACAGGGAACTGGTCGCGCCCAATGCGAAGGTGGCTTGGCCGGGGTCGAAATCGGAGTCGTCAATGTCGACGGTTTCGTCTTCGAGGCTGCACCCGACGCCGCCTGTGAGCAGAACGGCAAGCACAACGGCGAGCGTCGGCGAGCTGACGTTTAGGGAGCGCGCGAGCGATCTCAGATACGGCATAAGGCCTCCGAGGGTAACGTCGATAGGTCATGTCATCTGACACGATCAAATGTCGACGTTTTTGCCCCGGAGGCCAGCGTTGATGCTCGGATTCGTGGGATTTACATCGTTTCGGGCGGCGGCTCGATCTTCAGACGCAGCGAGTCCTCGAAGTTCGACTCGAACTGTGCCTCGGCGTCACCACAATCGTCGATCGCCTCGTCGTCGAGGGTGACCAGACCGTCTCGAGACTTCAGCGAGCCGGCCATCAGACAGTCGGTGACCGGAATGGAGTCGAGCCAGTTGGCCACGTCGAGCTGCAAGACCAAGGTGCCGCCATCGGCGACTGCCGCTTGGGGCAGGTCATCGGCGCTGGCTTTGGCCTCGGCCTTGAACGAGAAGTCGAGCATCAGCTCGCGCTTGCTGTTCATGAACTCGAAATCGGAGAAGGCGACCACGGTGTGATCGATGATGTCGGCGTCCCGTGGCACGGTGTTGTCTTCGATGCGGGCCGTGTCGACCTCCAGGTCCACCGTCGTGTAACCGATGGCCGGAATCCGAATCGTCGAGAGGTCCGGCGTGCTGGTGCCTTCGAGCACGTTGAAGACGAACGGGCCGTCGATCTTGATCTGGTCCTCGCCGCCCAGCGCGCCGTCGTCGTCGCACTGAACGCGCGCGTCGAACTCACCGCCGATGTCGCCGCAAGAGATATTCGCCGGAAGATCGAACTCCAACTCCTCGACCGCGATGGTCAGCGAGGTCATCGAGTAGAGGGTACCCGACGGGTCTTCGAACTCCAGTTGGTTGGCCATGGTGTTCGTCGAACTCATCGCCTCGAGGCGCACCTGGGCGGTGCCAAACTCCTGCGGCGAGTCTCCATCGCCATTGTCACCGCAACCGGCGGCGAGCCAACTCGCCACCAGGGCCACACCCAGGCACGCCCCTAACGCAGGGGCGGACAAGCGGTTCGACCAAGGAACACGACATCGGGCTAAATTCGACATAACGCCTCCGGTTACAGCAACAACACGACCTGTGATGGGCAGCCGCAGGGGGTTACCCTGCGGGCCGCGATAGGAAGCAAAGATTGGGTGGCTAGCGTGTGATTCCGACGAGCAGCGACTCTTCGAAGTTCGTCTCGAATTCGCCTTCGGCGTCGGAACATTCGCCACCGACGTCGTCATCGACCACAACGCGGCCGTTGGCCGACTTCAAGTCGCCGTCGGCCAGACACTGGGTGATGCGCACGTCGTTGAACCAGTTGGTGACGTCGAGGCGCAGCACCAAGGTGTCACCATCTCGGAGTGCGTCGAGCAGTCCCTCTTCGTCCTGCCCTTCGCCGTACTTCGCTTCGGTGTCGAAGCTGAAGCGAGCGTCGAGCTCCTGCTTGGTGTTGTTGCGCTCGAAGTCGGCGAGCATGCGCACCGTCTCGCCGCGGATGAACTGCGGAAACTCGTCTTGGTCGTCGTCGATGTTGTTGACCTCGAGATCGATCTCGTCGTAGCTGAGCGCGGGGATTGTTAGCCCCGAGATATCGGGCACCGTCTCGCCGGTCAGCAGGTTGACGGCGATCTTGCCCTCGACTTTGATCTCGTCGTCCTCGCCCTCGAGCTCGCCCTCGTCACACTCGACGCGGCCGCTGATTTGGTCTTCGACATCATCACAGTCGACGCCGTCGGGCAGGTCGAGCTCGATCTCGTCGATCGCCACCCACAATTCGGTGATCGTGTAGGTGGTGCCCTGCGGGTCCTGCAGCTCGATTCGGTCGGCCGTTCCCATGTCACTGGTCGCGGCGAGCGCCAAGTTGATCGAGCCAAAGTCCTGTTGCGCATCGTCGTCATCGTCACCACAACCGGCGGCGAACATGCCCACCACCAGCGCAGCGCCGAGCCACGCGTGCATCGGCCGTCCGTACTTGCCTGTCGTCATGCTACTTCTCAGTCGGTCCAGGAGAGACATAAGCTCCTCCACAATTTGAGAGAAAAACGCACTTGCACAGAAACACAGAGATGGCTCCACCGTCCCCCCGGATGCAGTGGAGCCACTCTGGTTGTTGTCACGGCGACGGCTTGAGCTCCGTGACGCTGCCATCGGCTTGAATCGCCAAGATGGCAAACCCCGGCCCATCGGTGCCGTTGGTCTGGTCGAGATCTCCGGGGGTCAGGAACCCGGAGGCGACCAGCGTCAACGCCTCACCTTCGAAGACGCTCAGATCGACATCGACCTGGGCGAGCACCGACGACTGATCGGCTGGGGTGACTTGCAACCCGACCGGAGCCGGGTCGACCATGAAAAACTCACTGAATTGTCCGTAGTTGAGGTCATCGACCAGCGTCTGCTTGCCGGCGGCGGTGACCACATCGATGGCCGGGGCGTCGGTCACCCCGTGAAATGCCTTGAGCTGGACCATGTCCCAGCTGTCGGAGACCTCGCGCACCACCCCGAATTTGACGTCGAAGGCGATGTCTTCGCCTCCCGGGTTGGGCTCGAACTGGCTCGGGTCACTCACCCCCGTGGCAATGCCGGCGTAGGTCGCCCCGGCGGCCAAGGTGGGCGTGGCCACAAAGATGGCGTCTTCATCCGACGCACTGTCAGACGGCGCGATCGCCACGTCGACCGCGATGCCCGACGGGTAGCTCAACGCCGCGGTGGCCTGCCGATAGGTCAGGTCGTCTCCCACCAACTCGCCTTCGATATACACGTCGACGGTGTCGAACGCCGCATCGGGGCTGTTGTGGACGACCTGCACGCGGCCGGCCTGCATCAGCTCGATGCCCTCGCCGCCCTCGGCGGGGTAGGCCACAAGCGCGAATTCGGGGCGATCGCTGTTGTCGGTGTTCAAAAAGCCCGAGGCGGCGATGACGAACGCCTGGCCGCCGCCCAGATTGGGCGTCTGGAACGAGTCGATCCGCCGGTCCTCGCGCGCCGGGTTGGTCACATCGAGGGTGTGGATCCCGTTGGGGATATCGACGTAGTTGGAGAATTCGGCGTAGTTCAGCCCGCTCAACAGCGTGGTAGTGCGGTCGACGACGATGTCGACCGGCGGGGTGTCGGGGCTGCTGTGAAAGATCGTGGCCTGGTCGACTCCGTCGTCACTCGACTCGACGCGTGCCTCCTCGAGTAGCGTCAGGCCCAGCGAGATGTCGCCGTTGGCCGGCGTGGTCGGCGTGTTCTGCGGATCGAGCACCCCGTTGACCGCGGCGACGAATTGGCCGCCATCGTCGAGACTGATCGGCCCGAGCTCGACGATGCGGTCGTCGAAGCTGTCGCTGGTGCCCGGCGCCAGCGCGATCGTCAGATCGGTGTCGGCAGGCACCTGCTCGAAAGCGGTGGCCGTGCGGTAGCGAAAATCGTCGATGAACAGGTTGCCGTTGACGTAGACGTCGACGACCTGCGCCGCCGGATCGGGCGACTCGTGGATCACCTGCAGCAGGGCGCTCGGGCCGGTGAAGGCGTCCTCCTCGGCGTCGTCGTCGGCGTCCACCGGCTCGGCATCGCCCACGTCGGCGCCTGCGTCATCACCAGCGTCGCCCACGCCTACATCGGCGACTGGTTGCTCGTCGTCATCATCGTCATCACAGCCCACTGCTCCCAGCGCCAGCGCTCCGGCCAGCACCAGCGGCCACAGTCGCAGTCGCCTCGTCATCTCCCGTCGTGTACGCATCGTTCCCCCCAGTTTTCCCTTCCATCAGCCACCTGGCAGCGTCTACAACAGCTATCATCAACACGCTGCCCCGATTCGATTGTCCATTCTCACAACCCGCAGGCCCCCGCCTCTGGTTGCGAACTGCTCTGGTGTTCCCCTCGGTATTTCGGGTACATCGGTAAACCTCGACGTATTCGCGGGTTTGACTAGGGATGTTTTCGATTTTTTTCAAAAACTCCCCGTCATCACTCGATTTACGCCCCCTTGCCGCCGCACGACCCGGCTGTTATGTTCCGCGCCCGTTCCATCGGGCGAAATCCGACTCGCCCGCCACTGTCGCAAGCTCAGGACTGCATCTATGTCTGTACGTGTCGTTTTTCTGGGGACCGGAAGCGGAAAGCCGATGCCGCACCGTGGGGTGTCGTCGGTGGCGCTATTCCGCGACGGAAAGATGTACATGTTCGACTGCGGCGAGGGTACCCAGGTCCAGTTGTCGAAGTCGTCACTGCGCCCCGGCGCGCTCGAGTCGGTCTTTTTGACCCACTTCCACGGCGACCACGTCAACGGACTGCCCGGCTTTGTGGGCTCACTGACGCTGAACCGACGCGAAGATGCCCTCGACATCTACGGCCCCAGCGGGCTGAACCACTGGTTCAAGGCGCTGCGCGACCTGCACATTTTGTGGCCGAGCTTTCCGGTCCACGCCCACGAGCACAAAGAGCCGGGCGTGATCTGCAAGCAGAGCGACTACCGCGTC
It encodes:
- a CDS encoding DUF4397 domain-containing protein, with amino-acid sequence MTRRLRLWPLVLAGALALGAVGCDDDDDDEQPVADVGVGDAGDDAGADVGDAEPVDADDDAEEDAFTGPSALLQVIHESPDPAAQVVDVYVNGNLFIDDFRYRTATAFEQVPADTDLTIALAPGTSDSFDDRIVELGPISLDDGGQFVAAVNGVLDPQNTPTTPANGDISLGLTLLEEARVESSDDGVDQATIFHSSPDTPPVDIVVDRTTTLLSGLNYAEFSNYVDIPNGIHTLDVTNPAREDRRIDSFQTPNLGGGQAFVIAASGFLNTDNSDRPEFALVAYPAEGGEGIELMQAGRVQVVHNSPDAAFDTVDVYIEGELVGDDLTYRQATAALSYPSGIAVDVAIAPSDSASDEDAIFVATPTLAAGATYAGIATGVSDPSQFEPNPGGEDIAFDVKFGVVREVSDSWDMVQLKAFHGVTDAPAIDVVTAAGKQTLVDDLNYGQFSEFFMVDPAPVGLQVTPADQSSVLAQVDVDLSVFEGEALTLVASGFLTPGDLDQTNGTDGPGFAILAIQADGSVTELKPSP
- a CDS encoding MBL fold metallo-hydrolase — its product is MSFQILMNGVGNAFSREHYGTNFLLQKDDFLLAVDCPDSYRNALQDHAFEHKGEEVDVDTIDAIVITHLHGDHVNGLEMTLAYRRYVSGGKMKIYTSPEAGERLWDGRLAVSLGRSYNGETYDDLTPDDYYDLDIIEWGEPHKIGPFEITTRCTTHHLPTMAMRISDGEHTLGYSCDTAYDPELIEWLGDADFIMHETSFGPGHTPLDKLMGLPEELRQKMLVVHLPEGFQPIDELDFAQQGQTYTVG
- a CDS encoding transposase, with protein sequence MKNYFDYSGPQRFRRGESLPHLEVDGGIYFVTICLQDSIPKKQLARFKAEREEELERLKKQKKLTSKTRQLVDDGYFEKVDGVLDQGHGSMLLQRDDVAQIVADAFEYFHRDRYDLDMWSIMGSHAHLTLQTRRGHWLSDIMHSWKSFTGNEINKLVGREGKLWQADFYDRLLRSEEELAEKRKYVWRNPEAAGFKEWKWRRQYPDRWSKDEEKAS